In Pseudomonas fluorescens, a genomic segment contains:
- a CDS encoding autotransporter outer membrane beta-barrel domain-containing protein, translated as MPFGQAYCQSECYSMFIKHIFKLSPLSAAVKVSSFGLLLGVAAQAHSEQGVVAPGESKVIESGETVKNWALQNGSSLTVNGATTAAIRSLGAQLTVNSGSTIERIVAQEGSTVAIQNSTVMSTAPGASAMELTNGTATISGSHLESAQSVGLVLNRYSSTPGGSTAHVSNSTIKGAQAGASATQLSELHFFDSLVQGTAVGSTGVLLIGGSASAQNSMLVGERNGVRFTRAAGITDDGTLVLDQSTVEGKTGAAILVAGQTGRIPTATIEVSNGSQLIGGNGNLLEVTGGATANMNVNNSHLNGNVFVEAGSSANLSLQNHSSLTGSLLNVDSLAIGDGSFWNLTGNSLVGALDLAGGTVKFGETDAFYQLDLETLSGNGTFVMGADFAQGLNDFLNISGDATGQHSLLVASSGLEPVSPGDVHIVHTGGGDAEFSLVGGAVDVGAWSYGLKQDGNDWFLDPSARTISPGTRSVLALFNTAPTVWYGEMTSLRSRMGELRHHDAEGGGWIRSYGNKYSVSGANGVGYKQSQRGFSLGADAPLSEDSQWLVGVMAGHSNSDLDLSRGTSGTVKSYYVGGYATWMDADSGYYFDGVIKANRFENESKVGLSDGAKAKGKYGTNGIGASVEVGRNIKLENDFFVEPFAQASTIVVKGKNYGLDNGLQAKGQNTHSALGKLGVTVGRDFIMDDGSIVQPYLRTAVAHEFAKDNKASVNGHVFNNDVSGSRAEFGAGVAVSLSKNLQLHADFEHSKGKHVDQPWGANVGVRYSW; from the coding sequence ATGCCATTTGGTCAGGCATATTGTCAGAGCGAGTGTTACAGCATGTTCATCAAACATATTTTCAAACTTTCACCTTTAAGTGCGGCAGTCAAAGTGTCGTCGTTCGGATTACTTCTGGGTGTTGCGGCGCAGGCTCATTCCGAACAGGGAGTGGTAGCGCCTGGTGAGTCGAAGGTCATTGAATCCGGTGAAACCGTAAAAAACTGGGCGCTGCAGAATGGCTCCAGCCTGACCGTCAATGGGGCAACCACAGCGGCTATTCGGAGCCTGGGTGCGCAGCTCACTGTGAACAGTGGGAGTACTATCGAGCGTATCGTTGCTCAGGAAGGTTCCACGGTTGCTATCCAGAATTCCACGGTCATGTCCACGGCGCCAGGCGCCTCGGCAATGGAACTTACCAATGGTACTGCAACCATTTCCGGCAGCCATTTGGAGAGCGCCCAATCCGTTGGTTTAGTGCTGAACCGGTACAGTTCTACACCTGGCGGTTCTACCGCCCATGTTAGTAACAGCACAATAAAGGGCGCTCAGGCGGGTGCCTCAGCCACTCAATTGAGCGAACTGCATTTTTTTGACTCGCTGGTACAAGGGACGGCTGTCGGCAGTACCGGTGTCCTGTTGATCGGCGGTTCGGCCTCTGCTCAGAACAGCATGCTAGTGGGTGAGCGCAATGGTGTACGTTTCACCCGTGCGGCAGGTATTACCGATGACGGCACATTGGTACTCGATCAGTCGACCGTTGAGGGCAAGACGGGGGCGGCCATTTTGGTCGCCGGCCAGACCGGGCGCATTCCTACAGCCACCATCGAAGTGAGTAACGGCTCGCAGTTGATCGGCGGCAACGGTAACCTGCTGGAAGTGACCGGTGGCGCAACTGCCAACATGAATGTCAACAACAGCCATTTGAACGGCAATGTGTTCGTCGAGGCCGGTAGCAGTGCCAATCTGAGCTTGCAAAACCACTCATCATTGACCGGCAGCTTGTTGAATGTCGATAGCCTTGCCATAGGTGATGGTTCGTTCTGGAACCTGACGGGTAACAGCCTGGTGGGTGCGCTTGATCTCGCGGGCGGTACGGTGAAGTTTGGCGAAACGGATGCATTTTATCAGTTGGACCTGGAGACACTGAGTGGTAACGGTACATTCGTCATGGGCGCTGATTTTGCCCAGGGCCTGAATGATTTTCTGAATATATCTGGCGATGCAACCGGTCAGCACAGTTTGTTGGTGGCGAGCAGCGGCCTGGAGCCTGTGTCGCCCGGTGACGTACATATCGTGCACACCGGCGGCGGCGATGCCGAGTTTTCGCTGGTGGGCGGCGCGGTGGATGTCGGTGCATGGTCCTATGGGCTGAAGCAGGATGGTAACGATTGGTTCCTCGACCCCAGCGCACGGACTATCAGCCCCGGTACTCGCTCGGTGCTGGCGTTGTTTAACACCGCGCCGACCGTATGGTATGGCGAGATGACTTCGTTGCGCAGCCGCATGGGCGAGTTACGCCACCATGACGCTGAAGGTGGTGGCTGGATTCGTAGCTACGGCAACAAGTACTCGGTGTCGGGCGCTAATGGCGTGGGTTATAAGCAGAGCCAACGCGGTTTCTCTCTCGGCGCCGATGCACCCCTGAGTGAAGACAGCCAATGGCTGGTTGGGGTCATGGCAGGGCATAGCAACTCCGATCTGGACCTGAGCCGTGGTACTTCCGGCACGGTGAAAAGCTACTACGTGGGCGGCTATGCCACTTGGATGGATGCAGACAGCGGCTACTACTTCGACGGTGTTATCAAAGCCAACCGCTTTGAGAATGAGTCCAAGGTCGGCCTCAGCGATGGTGCCAAGGCTAAGGGTAAATACGGCACCAACGGCATTGGCGCTTCGGTAGAAGTGGGTCGCAACATCAAGCTGGAGAATGATTTCTTTGTCGAACCGTTTGCTCAGGCATCCACTATTGTGGTCAAGGGCAAGAACTATGGGTTGGACAATGGCCTGCAAGCCAAAGGCCAGAACACCCATTCGGCACTCGGTAAGCTGGGGGTAACGGTAGGTCGCGATTTTATAATGGATGACGGCAGCATCGTTCAGCCTTACCTGCGTACAGCGGTAGCGCATGAGTTTGCGAAAGACAATAAAGCATCGGTCAACGGCCATGTGTTCAACAATGACGTCTCAGGTTCTCGTGCTGAGTTCGGTGCTGGTGTAGCGGTCTCACTGTCGAAAAACCTGCAGCTGCATGCTGACTTCGAGCACAGCAAAGGTAAACATGTCGATCAACCATGGGGTGCTAACGTGGGTGTGCGTTATAGCTGGTAA
- a CDS encoding LacI family DNA-binding transcriptional regulator, translated as MLDVALHAGVSKASVSRFIGDDRALLSDAIALRIEHAINELGYRPNQMARGLKRGRTRLIGMLVADIRNPYSIAVMHGVETACRQHGYSLVVCNTDRDDEQERQHLAALRSYNIEGLIVNTLGHHLDQLLELQREMPLVLVDRKVEPLHSDLVGLDNPAAVRMAVEHLEQQGYRDVLLVSEATDGTSSRLERLESFKAEIARRPALTGAVLELDGALQNHLHTFLAKAGPKALFCANGIAALACTQALKALGCHLFEDVGLIALDDLDWYPLVGNGITALAQPTQAIGASAFDCLLKRLRGDTEPTRTLDFLPQLILRGSTTPCRSELAREKRQR; from the coding sequence ATGCTCGACGTCGCCCTGCACGCAGGGGTCTCAAAGGCCAGCGTGTCACGCTTCATCGGCGACGACCGCGCCCTGCTCTCCGATGCCATTGCCCTGCGCATCGAGCACGCCATCAATGAACTCGGCTACCGCCCCAACCAGATGGCCCGTGGCTTGAAGCGCGGCCGCACGCGCCTGATCGGCATGCTGGTGGCCGATATCCGCAACCCCTATTCCATTGCCGTGATGCATGGCGTCGAGACCGCCTGCCGCCAGCACGGCTACAGCCTGGTGGTGTGCAATACCGACCGTGATGACGAGCAGGAGCGCCAGCACCTGGCGGCGCTGCGTTCGTACAACATCGAAGGGCTGATCGTGAACACCCTTGGCCATCACCTTGACCAACTGCTGGAACTGCAACGGGAAATGCCCCTGGTGCTGGTGGACCGCAAGGTCGAACCGCTGCACAGCGACCTGGTGGGCCTGGACAACCCGGCGGCGGTACGCATGGCGGTGGAACACCTCGAACAGCAGGGCTATCGCGATGTGTTGCTGGTGAGCGAAGCCACCGACGGCACCAGTTCGCGGTTGGAACGCCTGGAGAGTTTCAAGGCCGAGATTGCCCGGCGCCCGGCGTTGACCGGCGCGGTATTGGAGCTGGATGGCGCGCTGCAAAACCACTTGCACACCTTTCTAGCCAAGGCCGGCCCCAAGGCGTTGTTCTGCGCCAACGGCATCGCCGCGCTCGCTTGCACCCAAGCGCTCAAGGCATTGGGTTGCCACCTGTTTGAAGACGTCGGCCTGATCGCCCTGGATGACCTGGACTGGTACCCATTGGTGGGCAATGGCATCACGGCCCTCGCCCAGCCGACCCAGGCAATTGGCGCCAGTGCGTTCGACTGCTTGCTCAAGCGCTTGCGCGGCGATACCGAGCCGACACGCACCCTGGACTTCCTGCCCCAACTGATTCTACGAGGCTCCACAACCCCTTGTAGGAGCGAGCTTGCTCGCGAAAAACGCCAACGATAA
- a CDS encoding sugar phosphate isomerase/epimerase family protein: MHKYPVSISLSSYGADLVRQQGQLSFVELLAAAGAQRIEWREELLTREQPVELARAAAEQGLESVFSSPLELWVAGRAQPNAELSATLDRAQAFGARWLKVSLGYFTDTNDLESLHALLNRHPVHLLVENDQTLHGGRIEPMQRFFTEVERLGLPIKMTFDIGNWHWQDQSALTAARLLGRHVDYLHCKAVARRPDGKLVALPPGATDLHLWEQLLKHMTQGITRAVEFPLQGEDLLDVTARQVATLALLGQPHAENAHV; encoded by the coding sequence ATGCATAAATACCCCGTTTCCATCAGCCTTTCCAGCTACGGCGCCGACCTCGTACGCCAGCAGGGTCAACTGAGTTTTGTCGAACTGTTGGCGGCTGCCGGCGCCCAGCGTATCGAGTGGCGTGAGGAGCTGCTGACCCGCGAGCAACCCGTCGAACTGGCCCGAGCCGCCGCCGAGCAGGGCCTCGAATCGGTGTTCTCATCGCCCCTTGAGCTGTGGGTCGCCGGCCGCGCCCAACCGAATGCCGAGCTGAGCGCCACCCTGGACCGTGCCCAGGCCTTTGGCGCGCGCTGGCTCAAAGTCTCCCTGGGTTATTTCACCGACACCAACGACCTGGAAAGCCTGCACGCCCTGCTCAACCGCCATCCGGTCCACCTGCTGGTGGAAAACGACCAGACCCTGCACGGCGGGCGCATCGAGCCGATGCAGCGCTTCTTCACTGAAGTGGAGCGCCTGGGCCTGCCGATCAAGATGACCTTCGATATCGGCAACTGGCACTGGCAGGACCAATCCGCCCTCACCGCCGCGCGCCTGCTGGGCCGGCATGTGGATTACCTGCACTGCAAGGCCGTGGCCCGTCGCCCGGACGGTAAGTTGGTCGCCCTGCCGCCCGGCGCCACCGATCTGCATCTGTGGGAACAACTGCTCAAGCATATGACTCAAGGTATTACCCGTGCCGTGGAATTCCCGCTGCAAGGCGAAGACCTGCTCGACGTCACCGCCCGGCAGGTCGCCACCCTCGCCCTGCTTGGCCAGCCCCACGCGGAGAACGCCCATGTCTGA
- a CDS encoding sugar kinase — protein sequence MSEIDILSFGETMAMFVAEQTGELAEVGHFHKRIAGADSNVAIGLSRLGFNVAWLSRVGNDSLGRFVVDTLKQEGLDCRHVAVDPLHPTGFQLKSREEAGADPQVEYFRKGSAASHLSIAAINPALLQARHLHATGIPPALSDATRELSFELMTQMRTAGRSVSFDPNLRPSLWASQAQMIREINALAGLADWVLPGLSEGRLLTGFEDPADIAAFYLDQGAEAVAIKLGPDGAYYRTQMDQGFVAAVSVDKVVDTVGAGDGFAVGMISALLENLSFPEAVQRGNWIGSRAVQSRGDMEGLPRREALPTRSVA from the coding sequence ATGTCTGAGATCGATATCCTGTCGTTTGGTGAAACCATGGCGATGTTTGTCGCCGAACAGACCGGCGAGCTGGCCGAGGTCGGCCACTTTCACAAACGCATTGCTGGCGCCGACAGCAATGTCGCTATCGGCCTGTCGCGCCTGGGGTTCAACGTTGCCTGGCTGAGCCGGGTGGGCAATGACTCCCTCGGGCGTTTTGTGGTCGACACGTTGAAACAGGAGGGGTTGGATTGCCGCCATGTGGCGGTCGACCCCCTGCACCCCACCGGTTTTCAACTCAAGTCCCGTGAAGAGGCTGGCGCCGACCCTCAAGTCGAATACTTCCGCAAGGGCTCGGCGGCCAGCCATTTGTCGATCGCCGCCATCAACCCCGCACTGCTGCAAGCACGGCACCTGCATGCCACCGGTATTCCGCCGGCCTTGTCCGACGCCACCCGCGAGCTGTCCTTCGAACTGATGACGCAGATGCGCACCGCCGGCCGCAGCGTGTCGTTCGACCCCAACCTGCGCCCCTCGCTGTGGGCCAGCCAGGCGCAGATGATCCGCGAAATCAACGCCCTCGCCGGGTTGGCGGACTGGGTCCTGCCGGGCTTGAGCGAAGGTCGCCTGCTCACCGGTTTCGAGGACCCGGCCGATATCGCCGCGTTCTACCTGGACCAGGGTGCCGAAGCCGTGGCCATCAAGCTCGGCCCGGACGGCGCCTACTACCGCACCCAGATGGACCAGGGTTTTGTCGCCGCCGTCAGCGTCGACAAGGTGGTCGACACCGTAGGGGCCGGTGATGGTTTTGCCGTCGGCATGATCAGTGCCCTGCTGGAAAACCTCAGCTTCCCCGAGGCCGTGCAGCGCGGCAATTGGATCGGCAGCCGCGCAGTACAAAGTCGCGGCGACATGGAAGGCCTGCCCAGGCGCGAAGCGTTACCCACCCGATCCGTCGCTTGA
- a CDS encoding MFS transporter, with protein sequence METVKLATRRWWYIMPIVFITYSLAYLDRANYGFAAASGMAEDLMITPGMSSLLGALFFLGYFFFQVPGAIYAQKRSVKKLIFVSLILWGGLATLTGVVSNAYMLIAIRFMLGVVEAAVMPAMLVYLCHWFTRAERSRANTFLILGNPVTMLWMSVVSGYLVQHFSWRWMFIIEGLPAVLWAFIWWKLADERPADAQWLSEQHKKDLEIALAAEQVGIKAVKNYAEAFRSPKVIILALQFFCWSIGVYGFVLWLPSILKAGLKMDMVEAGWLSALPYLAAVIGMLAVSWGSDKLQKRKRFVWPPLLIASIAFYASYVLGAEHFWWSYTLLVIAGACMYAPYGPFFAIVPEILPANVAGGAMALINSMGALGSFGGSYLVGYLNSSTGSPGASYLLMSGALMLSVVLTIFLKPGASDRVRAPLHTLELKAKT encoded by the coding sequence ATGGAAACCGTGAAACTCGCCACCCGCCGTTGGTGGTACATCATGCCCATCGTCTTTATCACCTACAGCCTGGCGTACCTGGACCGCGCCAACTACGGTTTCGCCGCCGCCTCCGGGATGGCCGAGGACCTGATGATCACCCCCGGCATGTCATCGTTGCTGGGGGCACTGTTTTTCCTCGGTTACTTTTTCTTCCAGGTGCCGGGGGCGATCTATGCGCAGAAGCGCAGCGTCAAGAAACTGATCTTTGTCAGCCTGATCCTCTGGGGCGGCCTGGCCACCCTGACCGGCGTGGTGTCCAACGCCTATATGCTGATCGCGATCCGCTTCATGCTCGGCGTGGTCGAAGCGGCGGTGATGCCCGCCATGCTGGTGTACCTGTGCCACTGGTTCACCCGTGCCGAACGTTCGCGGGCCAACACCTTCCTGATCCTCGGCAACCCGGTGACCATGCTGTGGATGTCGGTGGTGTCGGGTTACCTGGTGCAGCATTTCAGCTGGCGCTGGATGTTCATCATCGAAGGCTTGCCGGCGGTGCTGTGGGCGTTTATCTGGTGGAAACTGGCGGATGAAAGGCCTGCGGACGCCCAGTGGCTGAGCGAACAGCATAAAAAAGACCTGGAAATTGCGTTGGCCGCCGAACAGGTGGGCATCAAGGCCGTGAAGAATTACGCCGAGGCGTTCCGCTCACCCAAGGTAATCATCCTCGCGCTGCAGTTCTTCTGCTGGAGCATCGGCGTGTATGGCTTTGTGCTGTGGCTGCCGTCGATCCTCAAGGCGGGCTTGAAAATGGACATGGTCGAGGCCGGCTGGCTGTCAGCCCTGCCTTACCTGGCGGCGGTGATCGGCATGCTGGCGGTGTCCTGGGGCTCGGACAAACTGCAAAAACGTAAACGCTTTGTGTGGCCACCGTTGCTGATCGCCTCGATCGCCTTCTACGCGTCCTACGTGCTGGGTGCCGAACACTTCTGGTGGTCCTATACCCTGCTGGTCATCGCCGGTGCGTGCATGTATGCGCCCTATGGCCCGTTCTTCGCCATCGTCCCGGAAATCCTCCCCGCCAACGTCGCCGGTGGCGCCATGGCCCTGATCAACAGCATGGGCGCGCTCGGTTCGTTCGGCGGTTCGTACCTGGTGGGTTATCTCAATAGCAGCACCGGCTCGCCCGGCGCCTCGTACCTGCTGATGAGCGGCGCGTTGATGCTCTCGGTGGTGCTGACGATTTTCCTCAAGCCTGGCGCCAGCGACCGCGTGCGCGCGCCTTTGCATACCCTCGAATTGAAGGCCAAGACCTGA
- a CDS encoding 2-hydroxyacid dehydrogenase has product MKKSIVLYKKLSAPLMARLHEQAEVTLIEALDDSGLAKLRDALPGAHGLLGASLRLDAKLLDLAPNLEAVASVSVGVDNYDIDYLTQRGVLLSNTPDVLTETTADTGFALILATARRVVELADMVRAGQWNKNIGPAHFGSDVHGKTLGIIGMGRIGEALAQRGHFGFGMPVIYHSHSPKPLVEERFGAQYRSLDDLLRQADFVCLTLPLTAETERLIGAQEFALMGPETIFINISRGKVVDEAALVEALQQRTIRAAGLDVFEREPLPHDSPLLRLNNVVATPHIGSATHETREAMAQCAVDNLLAALAGQKPKNLVNPGAWKQS; this is encoded by the coding sequence ATGAAAAAATCCATCGTGCTGTACAAGAAACTCTCTGCCCCGCTGATGGCCCGCCTGCATGAGCAGGCCGAAGTCACCTTGATCGAGGCGCTGGATGACAGCGGCCTGGCCAAACTGCGCGATGCCCTCCCCGGCGCCCACGGTTTGCTCGGTGCGAGCCTGCGCCTGGATGCCAAGCTGCTGGACCTGGCACCCAACCTGGAGGCGGTGGCCAGTGTCTCAGTGGGGGTCGACAACTACGATATCGATTACCTGACCCAGCGCGGCGTCCTGCTCAGCAACACGCCCGACGTGCTCACCGAAACCACCGCCGACACCGGGTTCGCGCTGATCCTGGCGACCGCCCGGCGCGTGGTCGAGTTGGCCGACATGGTGCGTGCCGGCCAATGGAACAAAAACATCGGCCCGGCGCACTTCGGCAGCGATGTGCATGGCAAGACCCTGGGCATCATCGGTATGGGCCGCATTGGCGAAGCCCTGGCCCAGCGCGGGCATTTCGGCTTTGGCATGCCGGTGATCTACCACAGCCACTCGCCCAAGCCCTTGGTGGAAGAACGGTTCGGCGCGCAGTACCGCAGCCTGGACGACTTGCTGCGACAAGCGGACTTCGTCTGCCTGACACTGCCGCTCACCGCAGAAACGGAGCGGTTGATCGGCGCCCAGGAATTCGCACTGATGGGCCCGGAGACGATCTTTATCAATATCTCCCGCGGCAAGGTGGTGGATGAAGCCGCGCTGGTCGAGGCCTTGCAGCAGCGCACGATTCGCGCGGCGGGGCTGGATGTGTTCGAGCGCGAACCGCTGCCTCACGACTCGCCGTTGCTGCGTTTGAACAACGTAGTGGCAACGCCGCATATCGGCTCTGCGACCCATGAGACGCGCGAAGCGATGGCCCAGTGTGCGGTGGATAATCTGTTGGCGGCGCTGGCGGGCCAGAAGCCGAAAAACCTGGTGAACCCAGGGGCCTGGAAGCAATCGTAG
- a CDS encoding AAA family ATPase, whose product MPTLHLLCGKIAAGKSTLAKELVAEHAAILLSEDTWLAQLYPGEVLSVADYLRCAQRIRGVLTPLVVDLLKSGLNVVLDFPANTLANREWLRGLAQVAQVPHCLHYLELDDDTCRARLHARNARGEHDFAATDAEFDLITRHFSVPRVEEGLVIEVHRP is encoded by the coding sequence ATGCCCACCCTGCATCTGCTGTGCGGCAAGATTGCCGCCGGCAAATCTACCCTCGCCAAAGAACTGGTCGCCGAACACGCAGCGATCCTGCTCAGTGAAGACACTTGGCTGGCGCAGCTCTACCCTGGGGAGGTTCTCTCGGTGGCCGATTACCTGCGCTGTGCCCAACGCATTCGTGGCGTATTGACGCCGCTGGTGGTTGACCTGTTGAAGTCAGGGCTCAATGTCGTGCTGGATTTTCCGGCCAACACCCTCGCCAATCGAGAGTGGCTGCGTGGCCTGGCGCAGGTGGCACAGGTGCCGCATTGCCTGCATTACCTTGAGTTGGACGACGACACCTGCCGCGCTCGTCTGCACGCACGCAACGCGCGAGGCGAACATGATTTTGCGGCGACCGATGCCGAGTTTGACCTGATCACGCGGCACTTCAGCGTGCCGCGGGTGGAGGAGGGGTTGGTGATCGAGGTGCATCGCCCTTGA
- a CDS encoding DUF2231 domain-containing protein, with amino-acid sequence MTTLPAYRHTPGPLHATLLAGTVPLFLGALISDIAYGQTYQIQWANFASWLIAGALVFCGFALLFALVNLLRAEHKVGRPAVYCLLLLATWVLGLVNAFQHAKDAYAMMPTGLVLSVVVTVLSVVATWVGLTNLRSGAAQ; translated from the coding sequence ATGACTACCCTCCCCGCCTATCGCCACACACCCGGACCGCTGCATGCCACCTTGCTGGCGGGTACCGTGCCGCTGTTTCTCGGTGCCCTGATCAGTGACATTGCCTACGGCCAGACCTACCAGATTCAATGGGCCAATTTCGCCTCCTGGCTGATTGCCGGCGCGTTGGTGTTCTGTGGATTCGCCCTGTTGTTCGCCTTGGTCAACCTGCTGCGCGCCGAACACAAGGTCGGCCGACCCGCCGTGTATTGCCTGTTGCTGTTGGCGACCTGGGTACTCGGGCTGGTCAACGCTTTCCAGCATGCCAAGGACGCCTACGCCATGATGCCGACCGGCCTGGTGCTGTCGGTGGTCGTGACAGTGCTGAGCGTGGTTGCGACCTGGGTCGGCCTGACTAACCTGCGCTCGGGAGCTGCCCAATGA
- a CDS encoding PQQ-dependent sugar dehydrogenase, which yields MKASNTLTLLSAALLLSACGGEGDNTQARGPDPKLPEQQSSLLPSMKIAEPTPWGNEKPKVPDGYSVTAIATDLAIPRQTLVLPNGDILVAEGRGGSAAKLKPKDVIASVIKAQGNTKVKSGNRITLLRDADGDGTYELKTVFADNLNAPYGLAFADGKLYVANQDALVRFDYTDGQTKASGAPVKVTDLPAQINHHWTKSLAVSDDGRHLYVGIGSNSNITERGMEVEIDRAMVWQVDATTGAHRPYATGLRNPTALTIQPDSGQLWTVVNERDELGPDLVPDYLTSVREGAFYGWPYSYWGQNVDPRAQPQNPAKVAAAIKPDYSLGSHVAALGVDFSIPAMGEQFAEGVFVGEHGSWNRENPVGYKVIFVPFSHGKPAGQPIDFATGFRGDDGKTRGRPVGVTVDPKGALIIADDLANTIWRVTRNQ from the coding sequence ATGAAAGCGTCCAATACACTCACCCTGTTAAGCGCCGCGCTGCTGCTCAGTGCCTGCGGCGGCGAAGGCGACAACACCCAGGCCCGTGGCCCCGACCCAAAACTGCCGGAGCAGCAAAGCAGCCTGCTGCCCAGCATGAAGATTGCCGAACCCACGCCCTGGGGCAACGAGAAGCCCAAGGTGCCCGACGGCTACAGCGTCACCGCCATCGCCACCGACCTGGCCATCCCGCGCCAGACCCTGGTATTGCCCAATGGCGACATCCTCGTTGCCGAAGGTCGTGGCGGCAGCGCGGCCAAGCTCAAGCCCAAGGATGTGATCGCCAGCGTGATCAAGGCCCAGGGCAATACCAAGGTCAAGAGCGGCAACCGCATTACCCTGCTGCGCGATGCGGACGGCGACGGCACCTATGAACTGAAAACCGTGTTCGCCGACAACCTCAACGCCCCCTACGGCCTGGCCTTTGCCGACGGTAAACTCTACGTCGCCAACCAGGACGCGCTGGTGCGCTTCGACTACACCGACGGCCAGACCAAAGCCAGCGGCGCCCCGGTCAAAGTCACCGACCTGCCGGCGCAGATCAACCACCACTGGACCAAATCCCTGGCCGTGAGTGACGATGGGCGCCACCTGTATGTGGGCATCGGCTCCAACAGCAACATCACCGAACGCGGCATGGAAGTGGAGATCGACCGCGCAATGGTCTGGCAGGTCGATGCCACCACCGGCGCGCACAGACCCTACGCCACCGGCTTGCGCAACCCGACGGCCCTGACGATCCAACCCGACTCCGGGCAACTGTGGACAGTGGTCAACGAACGCGATGAACTCGGCCCCGACCTGGTGCCCGACTACCTGACCTCGGTGCGCGAAGGTGCCTTCTACGGCTGGCCCTACAGCTACTGGGGGCAAAACGTCGACCCGCGTGCACAACCGCAAAACCCGGCCAAGGTGGCCGCCGCGATCAAGCCCGATTACAGCCTCGGCTCCCACGTAGCGGCACTGGGCGTCGACTTTTCCATCCCAGCCATGGGTGAACAATTCGCCGAGGGTGTATTTGTGGGCGAACACGGCAGTTGGAACCGCGAGAACCCGGTGGGCTACAAAGTCATCTTCGTGCCGTTCAGCCATGGCAAGCCAGCCGGCCAGCCCATCGACTTCGCCACCGGCTTCCGCGGCGACGACGGCAAGACCCGTGGACGCCCGGTAGGCGTCACGGTCGACCCGAAAGGCGCCCTGATCATTGCGGACGACTTGGCCAATACCATCTGGCGGGTGACGCGCAATCAGTAA
- a CDS encoding magnesium transporter CorA family protein, giving the protein MIQRFELTDGKLRRGDNDDAPILLFNNPDLVEREWLRDHHKLDEHALASALDPDEVSRIEFHPDNLFLIWKRPENYSGGGNLVFEVSSCGLLFSPGRLLVIAPDETPLTGLGKRRPLHTPLDVLLDLLLNNIHHYLGHLKVIKLVARELQQQFNASMSNHHLMQMFNLSESLIYYINALHSNGAVLSRLRNHAGKEQFSSEILGLIDDLIIENHQCYKQAEIYSNVFSGLIDARGNLMNNSMNNLLRKLTLINVVFLPLNLIASIGGMSEFSMMTAGTPWWVSYPLFLAAMGLGAGLMVMGLKRIAGAAM; this is encoded by the coding sequence ATGATCCAGCGCTTTGAACTGACCGATGGAAAACTGCGCCGCGGGGACAATGACGATGCCCCGATCCTGCTGTTCAACAACCCTGACCTGGTCGAGCGTGAGTGGCTGCGCGACCACCACAAGCTGGATGAACATGCCCTGGCCTCGGCGCTCGATCCCGACGAAGTGTCACGTATCGAATTCCACCCCGACAACCTGTTCCTGATCTGGAAGCGCCCGGAAAACTACTCCGGTGGCGGCAACCTGGTGTTCGAAGTGTCATCCTGCGGCTTGTTGTTTTCGCCTGGCCGCCTGCTGGTGATCGCCCCCGACGAAACTCCGCTGACCGGCCTGGGCAAGCGCCGGCCGCTGCATACGCCGCTCGACGTGTTGCTTGACCTGCTGCTGAACAACATCCACCACTACCTCGGCCACCTCAAGGTGATCAAGCTGGTCGCGCGGGAGTTGCAGCAACAGTTCAACGCGTCCATGAGCAACCATCACCTGATGCAGATGTTCAACCTCAGTGAAAGCCTGATCTATTACATCAACGCGCTGCACAGCAACGGCGCGGTGCTCTCGCGCCTGCGAAACCATGCCGGGAAGGAACAGTTCAGCAGCGAGATTCTGGGTTTGATCGACGACCTGATCATCGAGAACCACCAATGCTACAAACAGGCCGAGATCTATTCCAACGTGTTTTCCGGGTTGATCGACGCGCGCGGCAACCTGATGAACAACAGCATGAACAACCTACTGCGCAAGCTGACGCTGATCAACGTGGTGTTCCTGCCGCTTAACCTGATCGCCAGCATTGGCGGCATGTCGGAGTTCAGCATGATGACGGCGGGGACGCCGTGGTGGGTGTCATACCCGTTGTTTTTGGCGGCGATGGGGTTGGGGGCCGGGTTGATGGTGATGGGGTTGAAGCGCATAGCGGGTGCGGCGATGTGA